The sequence CGCCTGGAAGGCGGTGAACGCTACCTGCGTCAGTGGCGCCTGGCCATTACCCTGCTTCTGCTGCTGGCGGTAGCCATGGTGGCACTGCCAGCTTTGGCTAACTCAGACGTTCTGTCCCGCCACATAGCCGGAGGCCCAGGCCCACTGGAAGTTGAAGCCCCCCAACCAGCCGGTGACGTCCATCACCTCACCGACGAAGTAGAGACCGGGCACCCTCTTGCACTCCATGGTCTTGGAACTGAGCTCATCGGTGTCTACCCCACCCAGGGTCACCTCGGCGGTGCGGTAGCCCTCGTCGCCGCCGGGCTTAAGCTGCCAACGGTTGAGCTGTTCGGGAATGGCGGCCAGGGTGGCCTTGTTCAGCTGCCCCAGGGGGTGATTGGGCCAACCGTGGTAGGCGATCAGCGTCTCCGCCAACCGCCCGGGGAAATGCTCTGACAGCCAGGTGGAGAGCTGGCGCTTGGGGTTCTGCTCCCTGGCCAGGGCCAGGGCCTCGGCCACGTCCACAGCGGGCAACAGGTCAATGGTGACCCCCTCGCCGGGCTCCCGGTAGTTGGAGGCCTGCAGCACACTGGGGCCGGAGAGGCCACGATGGGTGATCAGCATCTGCTCGGTAAAGGCCGGGCCACGCTTGGCGGCCACATTGGCGGTCAGGCTGATGCCGGACAGGGGCTCGAAGTGCTGTTTGTCCTGGGGTTGCAGAGTAAAGGGCACCAGGCCTGCCCGGGTCGGCTTGAGCCTGAGGCCAAACTGCTCAGCCAGCTTGTAACCATAGGGGGTGGCCCCCAGCTTGGGCATGGAGAGGCCACCTGTGGCCACCACCAGAGACTGGCATTGGATGCGGCCGATGCTGGTGGCCACGGCGAATCCGCTCTCCACCCGGCTCACCGACTCGATCTCGGTCCGCAGCCGCAACTGTACCTGGCCCTTGTCGCACTCATCCAGCAGCATACGCACGATCTCTTTGGCGCTGTCATCGCAGAACAGCTGGCCATGATCCCGCTCGTGATAGGCGATGTTGTGGCGCACCACCAGATCGATGAAATCCCACTGGGTGTACTGGGCCAGGGCGGATTTAACGAAGTGGGGATTGCTGCACAGGTAGTTGGCTGGCTCCACATAGAGGTTGGTGAAGTTGCAGCGGCCACCACCACTGATCAGGATCTTCTTACCCGCCTGCTTGGCGTGGTCGATGACCATCACCTTACGGCCGCGGGCAGCGGCGGTTGCGGCACACATCAATCCGGCGGCACCGGCGCCGATCACCAGCACCTCTGTTTCAAGACTCATCACTTCTACCTAAAAAACAAAAAGGGATGCGGCTGCATCCCTTTGGAATCATTTTGACCACCGGTCATTTTACTCGGACTTGGGGTCCCGGGACAGCAGTTGTTTCGCTGCCTCCTTCACCGGCTTGCCCTCATAGAGCACCTGGAAAAGCTGTTCGCAGATGGGCATCTCCACGCCGACCCGCTTGGCCAGCATGTACACCTCTTTGGTGTTGCGATACCCCTCCACCACCTGACCGATCTCGGTCTGGGCGGTGTCGACATCTTTCCCCTGGCCCAGGGCCAGGCCAAAGCGTCGGTTACGGGACTGGTTGTCGGTGCAGGTCAGCACCAGATCACCCAGGCCAGCCATCCCCATGAAGGTGTTCTTGTCCGCGCCCAGGGCACAGCCCAGACGACACAGCTCCACCAGACCACGGGTAATCAGCGCGGTACGGGCATTGGCACCAAAACCGATGCCGTCAGACATGCCAGCGCCGATGGCGATGACGTTTTTCACCGCACCACCGAGCTGCATACCGATGAAGTCGGCGTTGCGGTACACCCGAAGCCAGGTGCCGCAGTGCATCAACCGGGCCATCTCTTCGGCGAAATCATCGTCGGTAGAGGCCAGGGAGATGGCGGTGGGCAGGCCGGCGGCCATCTCTTTGGCAAAGGTGGGACCGGACATCACCGCCAGCGGGATCTGCTCACCCAGGATCTCACGGGCAACATCCTGCAGCAGCCGACCAGTCTCAGGCTCCAGGCCTTTGGTGGCCCAGACGACGCGGGCGTCATCACGCAACAAGGGCTGGGCCTGTTTCAGCACCAGGGCGAATACATGGCTCGGCACCACCACCAGCACATTGCGGCTGGCAGCCAGGGCCTTGCCCAGGTCCGCTTCCACCACCAGCTCATCGGGGAAATCGACGCCGGGGAGAAACTCCTCGTTGCGGCGATCCTGCTCCAGCTGTTCCATATGGTCCGGCAGGTGCCCCCAGATGATGGTGCGATGACCATTCCGGGCCAGGGATATGGCAAGGGCGGTGCCATAAGACCCCGCCCCTAGAACCGTTACTGCGGCTTGTTCAGTCAACTGACTCGCTCCCTTAGGCGTCAGCTTGCTCAGCGGCTTGTTCCTGCTGACGCTGAACGTACTGAGCGAACAGGGCGTCGAAGTTTACAGGAGCCAGGTTCAGTGGAGGGAAGGTACCACGGTTAACCATGCTGGCGATCGCTTCGCGAGCGTAAGGGAACAGGATGTTAGGGCAACCAGCACCCAGGGCGTGGGCCAGCTGAGGCTCAGGCAGGTTGGCGATGGAGAAGATACCGGCTTGCTGAACTTCGCACAGGAAGGCCACGTCTTCTTCAACCTTGGTGGTTACGGTGATGTTCAGAACCACTTCGTACACGTCGTCAGCCAGCTTGTTGCTGCGGGTATCCAGGTCCAGCTTAACTTCTGGCTTCCACTCTTTCTGGAAGATAGCGGGAGAGTTAGGAGTCTCGAAGGAGATGTCCTTGGTGTATACACGCTGAATCTGGAACTGAGGTGCGGCCTGCTCGTTGGCTGCGGTGTTAGCTGCTTCTGCCATTTGTCTAAATCCTAAATATTGTTGTCGTCGTTCTGGGCGTCTCGAAACTCCACAACCTGGTTACGGCGGTCGCGCCGGGCCGGCTTGAAGCTGAGTGTGTCGCCATCCATATCGTCTTATGCGCGACCAGAAAAAGGGTTAGCGCCTTTTACGCACTACCAGCAGGTTGGCCGCTTTCCAATCGGTCATGCCACCCTGCAGGCTGAATACCTTCTCAAAGCCCGCGGATACCAACATTTGCGCCGCCTGTACGGAGCTCACGCCAGCGTTACACACAACTATAATGGGAGCACTCTTGTGGTTTTCAAGGGTGGACAGCTGATTATTTTTAATCTCTGCCAGAGGAATGTGCTTGGCGTTGGCGATGTGGCCCTTGCGGAACTCCTCATCGCTGCGCACGTCCACGACCACGGCGTCCTCTTTGTTGATCATCTGCACCGCCTGCTGGGCGGGGATATTCTTAACCTTGGAGAAGGCGGATTTGATGGTGACGAACAGGAAGGCCACCAGCAGACCCACCCAAGCCGCACTCAGCATGGCGTGACGGCCGAGAAAATCGATATATTCCTGCATTAACTTGCCTAAATCGGTTGACGTTGGTGAGGAGTGAAAGTCGCCAGTATAACCGGATCCCCCGGCATGTGAAGTGTCTGTAACCAGCGGGGACGGGGCGCGGATCACAGCACAGAGGGAAATGAGGATGTAATAAAATTACATTTTTGCCTGGGCGATCTGGAGAAGATCGCTGGTTACGTTGTACACTGACAGCAGTTTTATTTGCGATTGCCTCGACGGCAAAAAGGATAGTAGATGACCAAG is a genomic window of Ferrimonas sp. YFM containing:
- a CDS encoding NAD(P)/FAD-dependent oxidoreductase, translating into MSLETEVLVIGAGAAGLMCAATAAARGRKVMVIDHAKQAGKKILISGGGRCNFTNLYVEPANYLCSNPHFVKSALAQYTQWDFIDLVVRHNIAYHERDHGQLFCDDSAKEIVRMLLDECDKGQVQLRLRTEIESVSRVESGFAVATSIGRIQCQSLVVATGGLSMPKLGATPYGYKLAEQFGLRLKPTRAGLVPFTLQPQDKQHFEPLSGISLTANVAAKRGPAFTEQMLITHRGLSGPSVLQASNYREPGEGVTIDLLPAVDVAEALALAREQNPKRQLSTWLSEHFPGRLAETLIAYHGWPNHPLGQLNKATLAAIPEQLNRWQLKPGGDEGYRTAEVTLGGVDTDELSSKTMECKRVPGLYFVGEVMDVTGWLGGFNFQWAWASGYVAGQNV
- a CDS encoding rhodanese-like domain-containing protein, yielding MQEYIDFLGRHAMLSAAWVGLLVAFLFVTIKSAFSKVKNIPAQQAVQMINKEDAVVVDVRSDEEFRKGHIANAKHIPLAEIKNNQLSTLENHKSAPIIVVCNAGVSSVQAAQMLVSAGFEKVFSLQGGMTDWKAANLLVVRKRR
- the gpsA gene encoding NAD(P)H-dependent glycerol-3-phosphate dehydrogenase, producing the protein MTEQAAVTVLGAGSYGTALAISLARNGHRTIIWGHLPDHMEQLEQDRRNEEFLPGVDFPDELVVEADLGKALAASRNVLVVVPSHVFALVLKQAQPLLRDDARVVWATKGLEPETGRLLQDVAREILGEQIPLAVMSGPTFAKEMAAGLPTAISLASTDDDFAEEMARLMHCGTWLRVYRNADFIGMQLGGAVKNVIAIGAGMSDGIGFGANARTALITRGLVELCRLGCALGADKNTFMGMAGLGDLVLTCTDNQSRNRRFGLALGQGKDVDTAQTEIGQVVEGYRNTKEVYMLAKRVGVEMPICEQLFQVLYEGKPVKEAAKQLLSRDPKSE
- the secB gene encoding protein-export chaperone SecB → MAEAANTAANEQAAPQFQIQRVYTKDISFETPNSPAIFQKEWKPEVKLDLDTRSNKLADDVYEVVLNITVTTKVEEDVAFLCEVQQAGIFSIANLPEPQLAHALGAGCPNILFPYAREAIASMVNRGTFPPLNLAPVNFDALFAQYVQRQQEQAAEQADA